DNA from Corallococcus soli:
AGGACGGGCGGCTGCGCTCGGAGGGCTGGCGGCAGCGCAAGGACGGCTCGCGCTTCTGGGCGGAGGTGGCCCTCACCGCGCTGCGCGACGAGGACGGCGCGCCGCAGGGCTACGCGGTGGTGACGCGCGACATCACCGAACAGCGGCGCTCGGAGCGGATGCAGGAGCTGCTCGCGGAGGCCGGCCGCGTCTTTCACCAGTCGCTGGACCCGGACCTGACGGTGGCGGAGCTGGCCCGGCTGCTGGTGCCGGAGGTGGCGGATGGCTGCATCCTCTACCTGCTGACGCCCGCGGGGGAGCTGCGTCCCCGGGCCGTCACCCACGTGCGGCCCGAACGCGAGGAGAGCCTGTGGGAGTCCTTGCGGCGCTTTCCCCCGCGCGTGGGCATGCCCCCCGCCATCTGGTCCGTGATGCGCAGCGGGCGCTCGCGCCTGGATGAGAACGTGGCCATCGGTGACCTGGCGGACTCCGCGGAGAGCCCCGAACACCGGGTGCTCATTGAACGCATCGGCATCGGCTCCTCGCTGGTGGTGCCCTTGCGCGCGGGCAGCCAGACGCTGGGCGTGTTCGTGTTGATGACGGCCCGGGGCCACCGCAGCTTCACGCAGACGGACCGGGTGCTGGTGGAGGAGCTGGCCGGCCGCGCGGCGCTGGCCCTGGACAACACGCGGCTGTTGCGCGAAGCGCGCGAGGCGGTGGAGCTCATCGCCGTCACCGCGCACGACCTGGGCAATCCCTTGCAAGCACTGCAATTGCTGCTGAACAAGGTGCAGCGGGCGCAGGCGTCAGGCCAGGAAGAGGGGGTGCGACAGGGATTGGTGGCGGCGCACGGCCAGGCGCAGCGGCTGGGGCAATTGCTGCACGACCTGCTGGACCTGTCGCGGCTGTCCTCCGGCAAGCGGCTGCTGGACGCGGCGCCCATGGACCTGGGGGAGCTGGCGCGCGAGGTGGTGGACCGCTTCGCGGAGAGCGCCGCGCAGGCCGGGTGCGAAATCACGCTGGAGGTGGAGGGCGGGCAGGTGGGCCAGTGGGACCGGATCCGCCTGGACCGGGTGGTGACGAACCTCATCTCCAACGCCCTGAAGTTCGGCCGGGGCCACCCGGTGTGGGTGCGGGTGTCGGCGCTGGACGCGGAGCACGCGCGGCTGACGGTGCGCGACGAGGGCGTGGGCATCGCGCCGGAGGCCCAGCGCCGCGTCTTCGAGCGCTTCGAGCGCGAGCTCTCCGCGAAGGCGGAGGCGGGCTACGGGCTGGGGCTCTACATCGTGCGCCAGCTGGTGGAGGCGCACGGAGGCACCATCCGCCTGGAAAGCGTGCCGGGGCAGGGCGCCACCTTCACCGTGGACCTGCCGCGCACGCCCGCGCTCGTGGATGCGGCGGTGGAGCCCGTCATGCTCCAGTGACGCCGCGCCGTCCTCACAGGTGCAGCGAGGGCACCGGGGGGACCAGGCCTGGCTGGATGGGGAAGTCCAGGGGGAGCTTCTCGCGCTCCTCCAGGCGCTCGAACTCCAGCGAGTCGTGCGCGCAGAACACCGTCACCTGTTCGCCGTGGCGCTGCACCAGCTCCCGCAGGCGGCGCAGGTTGTACCAGCGCATCCAGCCGTCCTTCTGCATCAGCTTCTGGTAGGCGCGCAGCCCCACGGTGCACCGGTAGCGGTCCAGGTCCATCTCCCCGTGGTGGAAGTACGCGTCGCCCGCGTGCAGCAGCCACCCTTCGCCCGTGTCGATGGCCACGCCCGCGTGGCCCAGCGTGTGGCCCGTCAGCGGCACCAGGAGGATTTCGGGCGGCAGGCCGGACAGCTCCCGCACGCAGTCGAAGCCGAACCAGTCTTCGCCCCGGCGCGCGGAGTAGGTCTCCCAGCGCTTGTCCAGCGACCACTGCTGGGGGCGGAAGCGCGCGCGGTCCAGCCAGGTGCGCTGCGCGCTGGCCACGCGGTACTCCTCCGCCAGCAGGTGCACGCGCGCGTGGGGGAAGTCGTCCAGGCCGCCAGCGTGGTCGAAGTCCAGGTGCGTGAGGATGATGTCGCGCACGTCGCTGGCCTGGAAGCCCAGCCGCTCGACCTGGCGGATGGCGGTGGACTCCTCCACCAGGGCGGGCCGGCACAGCACGTCGCGGAACAGGCCGTTGAGCCGCACGCGCGGTTCATACACGTCATTGAGGCCGAAGCCGGTGTCCACCAGCACCAGACCGCGGGCCGTCTCCACCAGCAGGCAGTGACAGGTGAGCGCCGCCGGGCCGGTGAAGCCGCGCCGTCCGTCCATGAGCCGCCCGCCGGGCGGACACATCGTGGTGCAGTTCAGGTGGTGGATGCGCATGGCGGCTCCCGCTCCTCGTTGGCCGTGGCGGACTCCAGCACCCCAGCAAGCCGAGCCCGTGGGGACCGCCCGTCGTTCGTTCAGGGCAAAAGTGCGCCGTGGCCCCGCTGGGAGGAATCACCCTGCCCGTGAAGGGCCGGGGGCTCGCCTGCCCGTCGGGGAGGGGGCCTGCCTTCAGGGCGGTGGGGACTGGCCCGCGTCCTCGTGGTGCGTGGGCGCGGACACCAGCACCAGCGCTTCGGAGGCGGTGACGGAGCGGTGCTCCACGCCGCGCGGGACGATGAGCAGCTCGCCTGCTTCCAGGTCCACGGAGCGCTCGCGCAGCTCCACGCGCAGGTGGCCCCGGGTGACGAAGAACAGCGCGTCACCGGTGGCGTGCTGGCACCAGGGGCCGTTGCCCGTCAGGCGCAC
Protein-coding regions in this window:
- a CDS encoding cupin domain-containing protein, yielding MSTPTRTSPPIGGRPPRWDSRRRGTVAVPAEARTPTADDAGTPPPPLEKVNLAHAFTHLSGPDTPRPVGMLHGQPVHLVRLTGNGPWCQHATGDALFFVTRGHLRVELRERSVDLEAGELLIVPRGVEHRSVTASEALVLVSAPTHHEDAGQSPPP
- a CDS encoding MBL fold metallo-hydrolase; protein product: MRIHHLNCTTMCPPGGRLMDGRRGFTGPAALTCHCLLVETARGLVLVDTGFGLNDVYEPRVRLNGLFRDVLCRPALVEESTAIRQVERLGFQASDVRDIILTHLDFDHAGGLDDFPHARVHLLAEEYRVASAQRTWLDRARFRPQQWSLDKRWETYSARRGEDWFGFDCVRELSGLPPEILLVPLTGHTLGHAGVAIDTGEGWLLHAGDAYFHHGEMDLDRYRCTVGLRAYQKLMQKDGWMRWYNLRRLRELVQRHGEQVTVFCAHDSLEFERLEEREKLPLDFPIQPGLVPPVPSLHL
- a CDS encoding sensor histidine kinase: MARPRRFGQTTGWGLGASLLVALVLAAVAVAAVLTTRAVSDARVMERSVDLLEVEQLGRAFSDKVSLANSALLAGGRSLSQDTALPRQRFLDTTERLRERLTEPGDRALVDAVWRAEQEHEAALRALRSPGSPGSFDEEQEGARARLAQAHARVREAQAQLEKQVQARLRADNEAAVEADQRELVLLLLASLLGLGVAAALAWVLHRRLHPLKREALASANRFQALVEGVRDYALVLLDARGRVASWNPGAERIKGWSEAEILGRPASTFYTSEEAAAGHAERDLSRALKDGRLRSEGWRQRKDGSRFWAEVALTALRDEDGAPQGYAVVTRDITEQRRSERMQELLAEAGRVFHQSLDPDLTVAELARLLVPEVADGCILYLLTPAGELRPRAVTHVRPEREESLWESLRRFPPRVGMPPAIWSVMRSGRSRLDENVAIGDLADSAESPEHRVLIERIGIGSSLVVPLRAGSQTLGVFVLMTARGHRSFTQTDRVLVEELAGRAALALDNTRLLREAREAVELIAVTAHDLGNPLQALQLLLNKVQRAQASGQEEGVRQGLVAAHGQAQRLGQLLHDLLDLSRLSSGKRLLDAAPMDLGELAREVVDRFAESAAQAGCEITLEVEGGQVGQWDRIRLDRVVTNLISNALKFGRGHPVWVRVSALDAEHARLTVRDEGVGIAPEAQRRVFERFERELSAKAEAGYGLGLYIVRQLVEAHGGTIRLESVPGQGATFTVDLPRTPALVDAAVEPVMLQ